A single Pedobacter sp. PACM 27299 DNA region contains:
- a CDS encoding Gfo/Idh/MocA family protein: protein MESIKWGMIGCGDVTEVKSGPAFNKVPNSSLVAVMRRDSEKAKDYAQRHGVPKWYADAQQLIDDPEVNAIYIATPPAQHEAYALMAFAAGKPVYVEKPMTLNAASAIRMKTAAAKTGVKLCVAHYRRAQPLFLKIKALLDGQEIGNVRLVQLKMFQSQDSNIIANSASNWRLNPAISGGGLFHDLAPHQLDLMVFFFGEWTSASGLSLNQSGIGQADDLVTGQVLFKNGVVFNGSWCFSVSAQDKADLCEIIGTAGKISFQVFGQQIKLTKNGIAKVYDFSPLEHVQQPMIEKVTTYFLTQGENPCAAEEAILSMQLMNCFTAKA from the coding sequence ATGGAAAGTATTAAATGGGGAATGATTGGTTGCGGAGATGTAACCGAAGTTAAAAGCGGACCTGCTTTTAATAAAGTGCCAAACTCATCATTGGTGGCGGTTATGCGTAGAGATTCGGAAAAAGCGAAGGACTATGCGCAAAGACATGGCGTACCTAAGTGGTATGCTGATGCGCAGCAGCTGATTGATGATCCGGAAGTAAATGCCATTTATATTGCAACTCCTCCGGCACAGCATGAAGCTTATGCTTTAATGGCCTTTGCTGCGGGGAAACCAGTGTATGTGGAGAAACCAATGACTTTAAACGCGGCTTCAGCCATCAGAATGAAAACAGCAGCAGCAAAGACGGGTGTCAAATTGTGCGTGGCTCATTACAGACGTGCACAGCCATTGTTTTTAAAAATTAAAGCCTTATTAGACGGACAGGAAATCGGAAATGTCCGTTTGGTACAATTGAAAATGTTTCAGTCTCAGGATTCCAATATCATCGCAAATTCAGCCAGTAACTGGCGGTTAAATCCCGCGATTTCTGGAGGAGGCTTATTTCATGACCTTGCTCCGCATCAGCTGGATTTGATGGTTTTCTTTTTTGGAGAATGGACTTCAGCTTCAGGATTGTCCTTGAATCAATCTGGAATAGGACAGGCAGATGACCTGGTAACGGGTCAGGTATTGTTTAAAAATGGGGTGGTATTTAATGGCAGCTGGTGTTTCAGTGTATCAGCACAAGACAAAGCTGACCTCTGCGAAATTATAGGAACGGCAGGCAAAATCAGCTTCCAGGTATTTGGTCAGCAAATAAAACTGACTAAAAATGGGATTGCTAAAGTCTACGACTTTAGCCCCCTGGAACATGTACAGCAGCCAATGATAGAAAAGGTGACCACTTATTTCTTAACACAGGGAGAAAATCCCTGCGCCGCTGAAGAAGCGATACTGTCTATGCAGCTGATGAATTGCTTTACGGCGAAAGCCTAA
- the tatA gene encoding twin-arginine translocase TatA/TatE family subunit encodes MLHTPILAALGTQEILVILVVVLLLFGGKKIPELLGGLGKGIREFKEGKDGTDQPDTEKH; translated from the coding sequence ATGTTACATACGCCCATACTTGCTGCTTTAGGGACGCAAGAAATCCTGGTTATCCTGGTTGTTGTACTACTGCTTTTTGGCGGCAAAAAGATCCCTGAATTATTGGGTGGCCTGGGAAAAGGAATCCGTGAATTTAAAGAAGGTAAGGACGGAACCGATCAGCCAGACACTGAAAAGCATTAG
- a CDS encoding Sec-independent protein translocase subunit TatA/TatB, with protein sequence MVLAEFLNMGSGEIMVILAVALLLFGGKKLPELAKGLGKGIREFKDASEGVKREIHRNINLADIENEATAPEVKEKV encoded by the coding sequence ATGGTGTTGGCAGAATTCTTAAATATGGGCAGTGGGGAAATTATGGTCATCTTGGCAGTGGCCCTTTTATTGTTTGGTGGCAAAAAGCTTCCTGAACTGGCAAAGGGTCTTGGAAAGGGTATCCGCGAGTTCAAAGATGCTTCTGAGGGTGTTAAAAGAGAAATCCACAGAAACATCAACCTGGCCGATATAGAAAATGAAGCAACAGCTCCAGAAGTTAAAGAAAAAGTTTAG
- a CDS encoding helix-turn-helix domain-containing protein codes for MQIVETIDQFYKRTNQSIPVELLNTTGNPSHFNVKERSYCSKMSPYNRRDHYKICLTIGKGRLHVANEVIEIDRPALVFSNPTVPYSWESTSESQEGYYCLFNDSFISPEMKKGLERICPLFNPIISPSCFLDKPAYQRVNGYFLQLIAELKSDYEYKYEVIRSILKLIIHEGIKIQSATLAPALTDTSDHITPRFLHLLERQFPVDSPENPLKLKSASEFADQLNIHVNHLNYVIKSHTGKTTTQMISNRVVEEAKTLLKQTDWDVAEIGYCLGFDYPAHFNNYFKKNTGLTPAAFKHHS; via the coding sequence ATGCAAATTGTTGAGACCATTGATCAGTTTTACAAAAGGACCAACCAAAGTATTCCGGTCGAATTGTTAAATACTACAGGCAACCCAAGCCATTTTAACGTAAAAGAACGGAGTTATTGCAGTAAAATGAGCCCTTATAACCGGAGAGACCACTATAAGATCTGCCTGACGATTGGAAAAGGACGGCTGCATGTAGCAAATGAAGTGATTGAAATTGATCGGCCAGCGCTGGTATTCTCCAATCCTACGGTTCCTTATTCCTGGGAATCCACGTCTGAAAGCCAGGAAGGCTATTATTGTTTATTCAATGATTCCTTTATTTCTCCGGAAATGAAGAAAGGGCTGGAAAGAATATGCCCTTTGTTTAATCCGATCATCTCTCCCTCCTGTTTTTTAGATAAACCTGCTTATCAAAGAGTGAATGGATATTTCCTTCAATTAATTGCGGAGTTAAAGAGTGATTATGAGTATAAATATGAGGTCATCAGGAGTATTTTAAAACTCATCATCCATGAAGGCATCAAGATCCAATCCGCCACCCTGGCGCCTGCCCTTACCGATACTTCCGATCACATTACCCCCAGGTTTCTGCATCTGTTAGAGCGACAATTCCCGGTAGATTCTCCCGAAAATCCTTTAAAATTGAAGAGTGCTTCTGAATTTGCTGATCAGCTGAACATTCATGTAAATCACCTGAATTATGTAATTAAGTCCCATACGGGAAAGACCACCACACAGATGATCAGCAACAGAGTGGTTGAGGAGGCAAAAACATTATTAAAACAAACAGATTGGGATGTGGCTGAAATTGGATATTGCCTGGGTTTCGACTATCCAGCCCATTTCAACAATTACTTTAAAAAGAATACTGGACTTACACCTGCCGCCTTTAAGCACCACAGTTAA
- a CDS encoding S9 family peptidase: protein MTFIVMDTQRKMIQTENYKPITKTLLSVLLMAGLSTQGFAQENLTYQLPPKSIVDLVDAPTSPTVRFNKDGSLMLLLSSAGYASIEQVAQPVIGLAGIRINPTNNSTEGEVSGIYSDLTIKDLKTGKENKVAGLPEKMRMTNISWNADGNFFAFSNNTLKGVELWLVDVKNLKASRLTNGLLNDAYGTTLLWHPDGKRILAQFILPSRGHKPVDNIVPTGPVVQENLGVVTPSRTYQNLLKNTYDQDLMGYYLSSELQEVDLNGNATKIAGPAIYRKAAYSPDGNFLMVQTIEKPYSYLVPIYYFPFKTTILNPQGQLVKELYHAPLAEKLPTGFDAVAIGPRAYEWRSDAAATIVWAEAQDKGDPNLKAEVRDALFMLKAPFTAAPVKLYSMASRYSGVEWGNQNYALVQEQWRKDRAQKMTLINPESGKVVKVISDRSSEDTYTDPGDFIYGKGPFSAKVLLFDKGAPGVIFTKGAGASPQGDRPFILKWNLISNKQDTLFKSKAPYYEEPVFFNNTGKVYISRESTEEAPNIYAVNLKNRSEQALTSFADPYPSLKGVQKALLSYPRKDGIKLSATLYLPKDFKKENGPLPVLIWAYPREFKSLAAAGQVKGSPYRFTRLAFRSPVFWVTRGYAVLDQADMPIVGEGKEEPNDTFLQQIEDNATALINYVVDMGVADRGRIAVGGHSYGAFMTANLLAHTNLFAAGIARSGAYNRTLTPFGFQVEARTYWQAMDVYNKMSPFNYADKIKTPLLMTHGIDDENSGTFPIQSERLYSAIKGHGGTVRLVLLPKEFHGYRSRESILHTFWEQDQWLEKYVKNKK from the coding sequence ATGACATTCATAGTCATGGATACTCAACGAAAAATGATACAGACCGAAAACTACAAACCAATCACTAAAACCTTGCTCAGCGTATTGCTGATGGCAGGTTTAAGTACCCAAGGATTTGCGCAGGAGAACCTGACTTACCAATTACCTCCTAAAAGCATTGTTGACCTGGTAGATGCGCCGACAAGTCCAACTGTACGTTTTAACAAAGACGGAAGTTTGATGCTGCTGCTTTCCTCAGCAGGGTATGCTTCCATTGAGCAGGTGGCTCAGCCTGTAATTGGGCTGGCAGGCATCAGGATTAATCCCACCAATAATTCTACGGAAGGAGAAGTTTCCGGTATTTACAGCGACCTGACGATTAAAGACCTGAAAACCGGTAAAGAAAATAAAGTTGCCGGATTACCGGAGAAAATGAGGATGACCAATATCAGCTGGAATGCAGATGGGAACTTTTTCGCTTTCAGCAATAATACTTTAAAAGGGGTGGAACTTTGGCTGGTAGATGTTAAAAATCTAAAAGCAAGCAGACTGACCAATGGTTTACTCAATGATGCCTATGGTACTACATTACTATGGCATCCGGATGGTAAGCGTATTCTTGCTCAGTTTATCCTTCCTTCACGCGGTCATAAGCCAGTGGATAACATTGTGCCTACAGGACCAGTAGTTCAGGAAAACCTGGGCGTAGTTACGCCTTCCAGAACTTATCAAAACTTGCTAAAAAATACCTACGACCAGGATTTGATGGGTTATTACCTCAGTTCGGAATTACAGGAGGTAGACCTGAATGGCAATGCCACTAAAATTGCAGGTCCAGCTATTTATCGCAAGGCTGCCTATTCGCCAGATGGCAATTTCCTGATGGTACAAACTATTGAGAAACCTTATTCTTACCTGGTGCCTATTTATTATTTCCCTTTCAAAACCACCATCCTGAATCCTCAGGGGCAATTGGTGAAAGAACTTTACCATGCACCGCTTGCAGAGAAACTGCCAACAGGCTTTGACGCTGTTGCTATTGGGCCGCGTGCTTATGAATGGAGAAGTGATGCCGCTGCAACTATTGTTTGGGCAGAAGCGCAGGATAAAGGTGATCCGAACCTGAAAGCGGAAGTCCGAGATGCTTTGTTTATGCTGAAAGCTCCTTTTACTGCGGCTCCTGTAAAGTTGTACAGCATGGCTTCAAGATATAGTGGTGTGGAATGGGGCAATCAAAACTATGCCCTGGTACAAGAGCAATGGAGGAAAGACCGTGCTCAAAAAATGACGTTGATCAATCCGGAAAGCGGTAAGGTGGTCAAAGTGATCTCGGACAGGTCTTCAGAGGATACGTATACAGATCCAGGGGATTTTATTTATGGTAAAGGGCCTTTTTCTGCAAAAGTTTTGTTGTTTGACAAAGGTGCTCCAGGTGTAATCTTCACTAAAGGAGCAGGTGCGTCTCCTCAAGGCGACCGTCCTTTTATCCTGAAATGGAACCTGATTTCCAATAAACAGGATACTTTGTTTAAATCTAAGGCGCCATATTATGAGGAGCCAGTATTCTTTAACAATACCGGTAAGGTATACATCTCCAGAGAGTCTACAGAAGAAGCGCCTAACATTTATGCTGTTAACCTGAAAAACAGGTCGGAACAAGCCTTAACCAGCTTTGCAGATCCTTACCCAAGTTTGAAAGGAGTTCAGAAGGCCTTGCTTTCTTACCCTCGTAAGGATGGCATCAAGCTTTCTGCTACTTTGTACCTGCCAAAGGATTTTAAGAAAGAAAATGGACCATTGCCGGTATTGATCTGGGCTTACCCACGTGAATTCAAAAGTCTGGCGGCTGCCGGACAGGTAAAAGGATCTCCTTACCGTTTCACCAGACTGGCTTTTCGCTCGCCGGTATTCTGGGTAACCAGAGGGTATGCGGTATTGGATCAGGCAGATATGCCGATTGTTGGTGAAGGAAAAGAAGAACCTAATGATACGTTCTTACAGCAGATTGAAGACAATGCAACCGCTTTGATTAATTATGTGGTAGATATGGGTGTAGCTGATAGAGGTCGGATTGCTGTAGGAGGGCACTCTTATGGTGCATTCATGACTGCCAACTTACTGGCACATACCAATTTATTTGCTGCGGGAATAGCGAGAAGCGGTGCTTACAACCGCACCTTGACTCCTTTTGGTTTTCAGGTGGAAGCTCGTACTTACTGGCAGGCAATGGATGTTTACAACAAAATGTCGCCATTTAATTATGCAGATAAAATCAAAACACCTTTATTGATGACCCATGGTATTGACGATGAGAATTCAGGAACTTTCCCGATTCAAAGTGAGCGCTTGTATAGTGCGATCAAAGGTCATGGCGGTACGGTGAGATTGGTATTGTTACCGAAAGAATTCCATGGTTACAGGAGTAGGGAGTCTATTCTGCACACGTTCTGGGAACAAGACCAATGGTTAGAAAAATATGTAAAGAATAAAAAATAA